One Salvia miltiorrhiza cultivar Shanhuang (shh) unplaced genomic scaffold, IMPLAD_Smil_shh original_scaffold_455, whole genome shotgun sequence genomic window, aatcacaaaattatAATATGAGAGAAAGTAGAGCACACTATTTTTTTATTCGAAATGTATATCATCTTTTActctttattatttatataaatcatGTATATTAAAATGACATGATAGTATCATAATATACACCCACAATCTATTAACATtgttaaaatagaaaataaaatatttaaattttttagaatAGAGGACACGAATCGGATGTCATTTAAAGTTATTTTCAACTAGCTGTCATcattaaaagaaaatcaattaACCTTTTCTATTcgataaaagaaaaaacagaaaaacaaaAGCAAACACCTGTGATTAATGATTACACCCACCATTAGCCTAACGAAATTCATGTACCCTCCTCATCTGTGACAGAATATGCTCcgactgaaaaaaaaaagaagaagaaaatattaaagcaaGAAAAAGTGAAGTTGGAAAAAGGTAACACAATTACAGTGTTTGATTTGAATTCTTTTCCTTACATTATGTAACACAATTcacctttttgtcaaaaagaaaactAATTGTGCAAGGTTTGGTGGCACCACTTTTTTGTTACTATTGCCTAATGAAATTAATGTGACACATCGGAATGATGTTTCTCCATTTTGGTGCATTTAAATTGGATaagtttgtattttttaaaaaaaatcataagagattaaagattcaattaattaatgggttaattgcctctacaattattgaactttcatcaaattcagattttacttacaaactttaaaaagtagtatgataattactaaattttcatcacattttaattttgcatacaaattttaaaatatatcgCGATGATTATCAAACTATTGATCAATTGAAATTTCAGCCAAATTTACTGCTGATATGACTAAAACTAAAtaattgacatgacataattgGCGGGAAAATAAAATGACGTATGTGATCATATATTGCAACCACTATTAAAAAGCAtgcaaaatcaaattatttGGCTAGATATGTCAATAGTAAATTTGATCGAAATCTCGATTGGTAGTAAaatcatatttaaaatataatgaaagttcagtaattacCACCTTatcttttaaagtttgtatgtaAAATTAGAATTCGGTGtccaataatttatatataccGACaattaattcttaattaatttagggTTAATGGATAAAAACATATAACCATTTTTATTCGAATTACAATTTCGACGCGATATCTGAAATGTTTCACGATTAATGTAAATTGTACTTAGATATATCTACCCAATATAATGTCCATTTTTGCATATACAGATGTAAGCATAAGCAATAAgtatatttctttttatagaTTTATTAAAAAGCAGTTTTGGTggaaaatattaattactaGAATATACGAGACTGTActaaatatacaaatttatGGGACATGACACAAAGTCGTAGATTGTGGGGGCACAAATATTTATCTTCCAACCGTAATCATTTCGACAGATTAGCCACCATAGTTTAGTGATcatttagaatattatatatagCTTGCTGATCAtgcaagaaaaaataataaaagaaaaatagtaaGAGCTACCATGGGCATACATCAGATTCGATTGCAAAGAGCCAATCATATTCTCCTCTAAATatgataataaaataattaataatgaataataATAGTTGTCTAGAATTACAACATTCATGTAATTTTTATGTCAAAATATAATTCCATAAACtcatataaatttattcattgTTAGTTTAAATCTCATAACTATAAATTATAGACACCTGACGTGCTTGGGTCTAGGTCTTGAATCTTGATAGGTCAGGCCCCGTTGATTACAGTTCTTTTGGTTGATTATTTGAAGTTGTCTATTTTGTTAAAGAAACtccttttattttgataatagACTAATAGTCTTTTTCCGGTATTTTTTTCACGGGATCTTCATCAAAAAAGTTTTGTTGAGGTTCGGCCATTAATTTGCGTCtttgtgtttttttaaaaaaattatagatattttctttatcttttatctttttatgaGATCTCTATTTCATCGTAACTATAAATTTTAGACACACACATATAGGGTCCCCACACATATATCTTCAAGTTTCTGgtaaatatatttttagtacTAGCCAACTATTACTCCACTAAAATTGCATCAAATTAACGATCTAATTAAGAATATGAAatctactccctccgccccACTATAAGTTGCTTGTATTTCATTTTTAGACGTTCCATTATAAGTAGCATGTTTTCATAAATGGAAAATTTTTACCCTTAAAAAAGTGCAGACCCTgccacttttaaccaatttacacattttttcttaattcCCATGTAGAAAATTTTTGAACCACTTATAATTGAACGGAGTGGGTACATATTTTAATGTGTGTTAATAAAATCCCTCTACTCAATGATCATTGAGCaagttcgagggttttttaggacaataacttagattgatttggaaattaagacaataactttcgaacttgtaaaaataggacactaattttttttagagtaaaataggacactaattaataagtgttgcatccgcaggacattttttagccaattatcggctgagaaatgtcctatttttacgacacttattaattagtgtcctattttactctaaaaaaataattagtgtcctatttttacaagtccgaaagttattgtcctaattttcaaattaatctaagttaatgtcctaaaaaatcccccGACTCATCATTGAGCGGACAAATGTTTTTTcatgtttctttcttttccaaTACGTACAATTTCACGATCACTACCATGTTGGTTAATATTCTCTAAATTATGAATTACCACTTCTCCAAGTATGGGCGCCACACCACATATATATTCTTAAATTTCACTACACTATCGTCTCTatccatatatataaataaatatactgcaCGACCATACTATTTAAATTGTCAAAACCTGAGTGACCGGTtcaagatttattattattgcacCTCCAACACCAACTAAAATAAACCAACTTTTTCGAGTAATCAACATTAAGATGGCTATAATTTCAAAAGTAAGAACAAACGTTACGTGTACAAATTGAATCGTCTCATCATATCATATGAATATCATATAGTactgtataaaaataaaagtattattATTCCTCTACATACGCTATCCGCAACAATTTCCTAATCAACTTATCatgatccaaaaaaaaaaaaaagaacgtGTACATGGACGAACAAGATGAATCAAAtaaaagagattaatttttCGAAATTTTCAGACCCGCGGCAAAGAAGTGGCGGGGCTAATCCCCTTAGACATGTCCGGCGCGGCGGGATTAAACCCTAAGCATCCCAACAATCCTTGCTTGTACGGCAGCAACGTCCGCCGCCTCATCTCCTCGGAGAAGGCCCTGTTGACCGTGTAATGCAGCTCGTGCGCGGAGATCGGCGGCCTCCGGCTGGAAACGGAGCCCGCGCTGTCGGTGGATCGGAAGCTGGAGTTCCTGACGTCGTCGGCGCGTGGGGTTTTCTTCAGCTGCGAGTATTGCTTGTCCTTGGCGCGGCTCTCCGACGCGCTCCTGAACAGCAGGAGGTCTTTGATCTTCCACTTCTTGTACCAAAACGAGGAAGAGAATATCGAGTTGTTATTATTGGTTTTGGGATTATCTTCTTCATTCACGGTGTCGTTTTCCGCGGGGTCGAAGAGGAGGTCGGAGACGCGGAAGGGGGAGAGCGATCGCGACGACCCCTTGTTTCTCTCTCTTGATGATGGTGGCGGCTgctgctttctctctctccctcttctgtCGGCGGTGGTGTTCTTTTTGGTTGTTTGTTCAATGGCGGCGGCGAAGGGGTCGACGTCTCTGACGCGGTGGCGGGGGGAGAAGGCCTTGCGGGGGGATTTGGGGGGGCGGTGGGGGTCGTAGTGGAAGGGGGGCGGGGGTTTGAGGGGCTTGATCTGGCCGCCGTGGAAGAGCTCGTCGGCGGGGAGGGAGTGGCGCTCGAGGTGGCCGCTGAAGTCGAAGGCGAAGTCGGCGTCGTCGAGGTCCTGATCGGCGGCGTCGCCGTAGTTGGAGGAGGTGGCGGTCTTGGGGGTGCCGGGGCGCTCCTCCCAGTGGAAGGGGATGTTGGCGGAGATGCGGGAGGGGCTGGTGGGGGCGCTGTAGAAGAAGGAGCCGAAGCGTTGGGGGCTGGAGGGGGCGCTGATGAAGGGGGTGGTGGAGGCGCTGTCGAAGTTGAAGTCGCGAGCGGGGGAGGGCATCATCACCTCCATCTCCATTGCTTTaatttagtgtgtgtgtgtgtgtgagaaaTTGTATATGAGAGTGGCCCTGCAAAGAGGTGGCGAGGAATGGAGGTTCGTTATATAAATGTTGGGATGGGAAATGGGGAGGAAGGGGGCTACGCTTTGACTGAGGGGTGGGGCCTCTTTTATATCACAGATTAATGCTTTTGTCTATCCACTCTTATGCTCTTCATTACCACCTCTTAACAACTTTTTTTACACTTCTGCATAtactaaattattttaagaaTAATATCATAGTTAATGTTTTATGAAAAATAGTATTAATCTTTATACATAGCTATtcatattaatttgaattactTGTAATTGATCAGTTTTAATATAGATATATGATTGCTTATGAAAGATTTGTGTTAAATTATTTGACAAGTCAAAATTCACAGACGTGatcaaattcaatttaatatgGACTATTTATGCTTTAAAAAATTAtccaaaatttgtattttggaTCCAAATTTTGATGGATACCATACTCTCCTCCTTGATCTAATTCGTACACTTTTTTTTGGAGAAGTTCTAATTTGTACACTCATTTAATtttagatatatttacaacagcTTGATTTGGACATTACACTGTGCGGACAGAGTTTATATTTTTGCTTGAGTTGACTTCTTAGGCGAGTTTTTAAGTAGAAATGAAAtagagttgaaaaaaaaaaatgaacgtGCAACTGTGCAAGTATCAAGCAACGGAATATCGGTATCGTAATCATGATAATCATTACACATCAatgctcttaatttttttaatttaccgTTGGTTTCGATCATACAATCTGGTTTTGCAGGtttgtgttattttattattattttttccaaaCAATGGACAGTAAATATGAAAATCTTCGATAATCCAATCTTTGCTAGCAATATGTGGCAGATTTTTCCATGAGAGGAAATTGAGCtcaataataattgaatttatttctatttgacTGAAAgatatctttaaaaaaaaaattgactgaAATAATTCATATCTACGAGTTATTGTgggaataatttataaaatttagatgctaataattaaactaattGTAATTTTCATTCTGCTATTTCTTCGAATTAATAATTCAACGTGACGGAAGTGGATAATAACATATCCAAATTAAATTGCCGTCAAATATATACAGCTGCAAGTGTGGcagaaaataagaattaaagAATAGTAGAGATTTGGTGACatgattaaaataaattttgaagcAAATGATGTCACTGGCTTCAAATGTCTCGCGATGTAGACGACCTCAAATGCGTACCAAATGCTTTATTCTAGCTAGATgaaatactaattaaattaaCGTGCGATTAGTTCCAAATTAGTTTTTGTGCAGCAAAAATTATTCAGACAATTTATCAATGATTTTTACAATTGGATAAGTTacaatacatataaaatttataaaaagttcCATATGAACTCGATGTAGCTAATAGTGGCATACCAAATAACCATCACGAGTTGACCTTTTAATTAAGGcgtttaatttataattaaaacccattttttcaacttcgttataaaataaaatttaaatggtCTTTTACGAACTGAAGAGGTTATATTTGTATAAGTTCATTTGTTGTCTATGTCGTATATATAGAAGCAAAATCACTTGTCTGAAATGCAAAGTTATTTTCTGACAAAATTCCTATGAAAACTTTTTTAGAATAAAACTGATAGCAGAAAATGATCTACCTCAATCATATAGTACAAGGTTTTAACCTTATGATTGTCGGTTCAGACCCCACAATTgtcaaattcatttttatttatagaaaaaCCTTACAATACTTCAGAAGATGATTACTTTATGTTCAttcttttaagaaaaaatagagTATTTTGCTGAAGCATGTTCACATATATAGAGAACATAAAGAAAGTGAACAAGTTTCGTGAAACAATTCGAAAAGAAATACTGATCAAGTTtgcgagacggagggagtacaaaacaattgaaattagccataatctttaaaataaaattggagGATATTGAAATAAAATGACCAAAATCATAAGATGTTGATGTTTTTTTAGGATGTTAAAAAGCATATCAATTGTAAACTGTTCCATTTGTGGGAAAAAAGATGCATAAAAAATCATGCAAAGGTTTTTTTATAGGGTAAAAAAGATGGTGTTATTCAAAATTAAATCGTACAATATCTAAAATTCAGGGTGAAAACGGGGACTTTCAATcatgatattttgaaaaaataacaaCTAAAAAGGCAAAATTATTCGCTTAAAAAAAGGCAAAATTATATATTGAGAATACTTGAATATCACGTATATATTATCTcgcatattgaaaaaaatacaaaaagctCATTGCAATGTGAGTCATTACATGCAAAGTTTTTAATATTAAAGttcacaaatatttattttacccaaaaaaatttgttacaaaaaaaaaatatatatatatatatatattgttttagATTTTATGAAACTAGCTATAATGCTATATATATACGTCAATATAGGAAAAACAAGGCCACCATATCATCCTGGCCTGGTTGACCAAAGAAAATTTTGGAATGTGAGAAAATCAAACAAAGTGAAATATATTGTCTtaattaattgcatagattgAAAATTCTATTGTTTCTTTTATGAAAAACGATTTAAAATTCGTATTCAATTTGCAATTTTGATCAAATGGTATGATTTTTATGGCAATGTCCTAAAATTGAGTTCATTTGTCAAAGCAATTTCATGTTAGGGTCAacagatttattttataatatatttaacatACTTCATCCATCCCATTAAAGATGAATAACTtcttttagatacaaaaataaagaaaaatttattaattgaataaaagtgataagacccattttttttttatgaaaatgagtcatttttaatgaaatgattcaaaataaaaaaaattagtcatCGTTAATGGGATTTGATgaagtatcattttattttcaatttcttAAGTTCTTTTAAACAAAACGAACATATAGTCAAAATTTGTTattatcaaagaaaaaaaagcaTATTCATACAAGCCTTGTAGATAATTCAGATGCCCGATATTAATTAAAGACGAAATATCTTATCAATAAATTGGACTTCATGATCGCTtttaaatataatgaaaaaaaaaattgtttctgCCAAAAATGTCGTCAACCCACTTGGCATTATTGATGATTGCGGACCGGCAATTTAGAcaattaattgttatttttggtGGACGAGAATTAATTATAAGCAATTCTCATAAAATCGCTATTTCCgtccctcaaaaaaaatatcGCTGTTTCCGGATACTGACTCTTTGTTAAATTGTTAATTTCTGCATATAAACCTTGAAATTATTATACCAAAATATCaaccaaattaaattattaatttcaatGTCTGTTTTCCCGTCTTGCATATCTTGCCACTTTTTCTGATTCTGGACTTCGCATTTTCTCACCTCTAATAATAAGTTGAGAGCATTTTGAAGTATTCTTCTCTTTCGTACggtattatactccatccgtctcatttcaatagactcatttttttttagatgttccactccaataggcttatttttctttttgggtaaaaaagttgtacttaattgatgtggatcacaccactttactac contains:
- the LOC131004725 gene encoding uncharacterized protein LOC131004725; amino-acid sequence: MEMEVMMPSPARDFNFDSASTTPFISAPSSPQRFGSFFYSAPTSPSRISANIPFHWEERPGTPKTATSSNYGDAADQDLDDADFAFDFSGHLERHSLPADELFHGGQIKPLKPPPPFHYDPHRPPKSPRKAFSPRHRVRDVDPFAAAIEQTTKKNTTADRRGRERKQQPPPSSRERNKGSSRSLSPFRVSDLLFDPAENDTVNEEDNPKTNNNNSIFSSSFWYKKWKIKDLLLFRSASESRAKDKQYSQLKKTPRADDVRNSSFRSTDSAGSVSSRRPPISAHELHYTVNRAFSEEMRRRTLLPYKQGLLGCLGFNPAAPDMSKGISPATSLPRV